Part of the Spiribacter salinus M19-40 genome, CAGAATCAAATCGATTCGCAGCCCCCGGTTGCGCTTGAAATTATTCATTCGGTAATCCCACCATGAGAACGCGCGCTCCGGCTGCTCGAAGGCCCGGAAACTGTCGGTGAAGCCGAGATCGAGAATCTGGCCCAATGCCTTGCGCTCGGGTGTCGAACACAGAATCTGCTCATGCCACTCCTCTGGGTCGTGCACGTCGGCGTCCGCCGGGGCGATGTTGAAGTCGCCAACCACCACCACCCGCTCATGCCGTTCAAGCTCGGCGGCTAGCCAGGCCTGAAGCTTGTCCAACCAGCCCAGTTTGTATTCGTACTTGTCGCTGCCCACCGCCTTGCCGTTGGGGACGTAGAGGTTGATAAACCGCAGGCCATCCACCGTCGCGCCCAGGACGCGGCGCTGCGGGTCTTCCAGCCCCGGAAGGTCGGTCATGACGTCGTTAAGTGGCGAGCGGGCGAGCACGGCAACGCCGTTATAGGTTTTCTGCCCAGCATAAGCGACCTCATAGCCTGCTTCACGGATCGCCTCGCTCGGAAACTTCTCGTCGGTGAGCTTGGTTTCCTGCAGTCCGAGAATGTCCGGCTGAGCGGCTTCGAGCCAATCGAGAACGTGGGGCAGGCGGACGTTCAGGGAGTTGACGTTCCAGGAGGCAACTTTCACAGCGCAGGGCTCCTATGGGGGTTTGACACCAACTGGGGATTGTAACCGCTGCCAATGATGAGCGCAGTGCTGATGGGTTCAGTCAGGGGTGGATTGCATCATCAAGACCGCGAAGCGGGACTCGGCGTCATGCCACTGGTGACTCACCACCCAATCGGCTTCGGCGGCCAGGGCCGTGAATCCCGCGATGCTGTACTTGTGAGAGGTCTCGGTGTGCAGGCTCTCGCCGGCCTCAAGCTCGAATGACTCGCCGGCCATCTGGACGGACACAGGCCGCTCGCAGACCAGATGCATCTCAATGCGTGGAGGGTCTTCGAAATACCGCGCTTCGTGGCGGAAGGCCGCGAGATCGAAATTGGCGTCGAGCTCGCGGTTGATCCGCACGAGCAGGTTGCGATTGAACTCGGCGGTCACCCCCTCGGGGTCGTCATAGGCGGGAATCAGGACTTCCGGGGATTTGTCGAGATCGATCCCGAGCAGAAAACGTGCCCCATCCCCCAGCAGGGTGTGGCAGTGACGGAGCAGGGCATGCGCGTTTTCGGCGGTGAGGTTGCCAATGGTTGAGCCCGGGAAGAACCCCAGTCGGCCCGTGTGTGCCGGCAGATCAGGGGGCAGGTCGAAGGCGGTGGTAAAGTCGGCCACCCACGGGTGAACGGGCAGGTTCGGTACCTGCGCGCGCAGCGTCTCGGCCGCCTCGGCGAGGTACGCCGCGGAGATGTCGAGCGGCACGTAGCCGGCCGGCTGCTCAAGCGCACGCAGTAGCGGTGCGGTTTTGCGGCTTGAGCCGCTGCCAAGCTCCACGACAAGGCTGTCGGTTGGCACGACCGCCGCGATATCGGCCAGGTGCGCGTCGAGAATACTGATCTCCGTGCGGGTTGGGTAATAGCTCGGTAGGCGGGTGATGGCCTCAAAGAGCTCCGAGCCGCGCTGGTCGTACAACCAGGTCGATGGAATGCGATGACCCGGCTCACGCAGGGCCGCGAGGACGTCATCCTTCAGGGTTTGAGTCATAGTCGTATCCTGTGTGCTAAGCGTCAGGGCGGCGTGGACGCCGTGGGTGTTGTGCGCAGTTGCAGGTGTTGGCGCATGCGCCGGGCGACGGCGTCCACGGCGATGTTCAGCAAGGCGGTGATGAGGATCAGGACCATGGCGCGGTCAAAGCGCAGCTCCTGGATTGCGCTATCCACATAGAAGCCGAGGGTGGTGATCCCGAGAATCCCGAGGATGGCGGTCTCGCGCATGATGATTTCCCAGCGATAGAACAAGAACGCGAGGAAGGGCCGGTAGAGCCGCGGGACCACCTCGTGGGTATAACGGTTAAAGCCGCCCACGGCATCAGGCCGCAGCGAGAGCTGGTTGCTCTGGCGGCCGATGAGATGACCGATGATCGCGCCATTGTGGATGGCCAGCGCCGCAACGGCGGGCAGCATGGAGGGCCCCCAGAGCTGCAGCAGGATATAGGCGAGCAGATACTCGGGCGTTGAGCGGCCGATGATAAGCAGCGCGTTGCCGCCGCCCCGGGTGATGGGCCCCGAGAAAAGCCGCGAGATCAGCGGGAAGCTGATCAGCGCCAGCACGCCAGTCGCCACCAGCGCAATCTGGGTCAGTACGAGCGTCGCGCCGATGCCGGGCAGCGCCTGGTTGACCAGCAGATCCCACAGCCAGGGGCCAAGCCCCGCTAAGCCCTCACCGCTGCGCAGCGGTGCCGGGATGATGTCCTCGGTGAAAAACCGGGTGGCATTACCCCAAACAATGGGCAGCCCCGTGCCAAGGAAAAACGGCGCGGCCAGCAGGTAGAAAGGCACCAGACGCGGACGCACCCACAGGCGGAGGCTGGCAATCAGCGCGAGGAAGAGCAGGAGCAGCATGCCGACCTCGCCGTACAACCCTTCGCCATAGGCGCTTTCCAGATAAAAGCCGAGCGTGGGCATGCCCACAAAGCCAAGGATGGCACTGGAGCGCATGCCGCATTCCAGCCGGTAGCTGGTGTAGCTCATGAGATGGGGCCACACATCGGGGACCCGGGCATACCAGAAGGTGGAAATCAGCCCACTGCCCGCCGGTAGCGCGCGTGCCGGGCGCGCATCGCCTTCCTCAAGGATCTCGCTGTACACCCGGGCAAAGACCGCGGCATAAGGCAGCGCGATGGCGAGCACCCCGGTGAGTGGGTGTAGCCCGAAAAACTGCAAGAAGATCAGGGCCCAGAAGAGCTCATGAATCCCCCGAATAAACGCGCAGGCACCACGGACCCAGCGGTGGTGAAACACCAGGGCGAGCCCCATCCCCGCGATCGCGGCGAGGCCCACGCCGGTAAAGGCAAACGTGATGGTGCGCAGCAGCGCGGTGCCCGCCGTATCCAGGGTGCGGAAATCTGGCTGGATCAGGCCGTGGGCGAAACGGCCCAACTCCGCCCAGGGGGAAATGGAGCGGATCTCGAAGTCCGCGAGCGCCACGCAAACCAGCGCGATCGCGACCAGCCACAAGCTGGTGCGGACCGTTGGAGACGATAGCGCGGTCCAGGCCAGGGGGCTGCGCTCAGTAAAGCGCATCAAGTGCCTCGGTCTCGACGGCGTCGGCAGCGACATCCATCGCGATCAGGCCATGGCGAATGCCGACAAGTCGGTCGGCATAGCGCCGAGCCAGTTGCAGATCATGCATGGCGATCACTGCGGTTTCATACTGCTCTGTGAGGGCTTCCATTACCCGCTCAGCCCGGGGGCCATCCAGGGCTGAAACGGGCTCATCGGCGAGTAGCACATGGCCGCCTTGAAAAAGGGTGCGGGCGACGGCCACGCGCTGGCGTTGTCCACCCGAGAGTTCACCGGTGCGGGCCCAGAGCGTTTCAGTCATGTCGAGGCGCTCAAGCACAGCCGTGACGCCCTTCACCTCCCGCCGGAAAGGCCGGATGAGATTGGCGAGGTTGTACGCCGCTGAATGGTGACTGAGTTGGCCCATAAACACGTTATGAAACACGCTGAGGGTTTCGACCAGGCCAAGGTCTTGCGGCATCAGCGCAATATCTCGGCGCGTGCGGTCGTGCAGTAACGCGAGCAGCGTGGACTTGCCAGCGCCACTGCGCCCCACGAGGGCCACGCGTTCGCCCGCGTTAATGTCGAGGTCGAGTGGACCAAGCACCGGCTGCCCGCCGTAGTCCGCGCGGGCGCCGGTGAGGGCAAGTGCGCTCATCAGTCAATCAGACCAATGGTCTGTGCGGTTTCTTTGAGCCCCGCATAATCGTCGTTGGAGACGGGGACAAAGCCGCTGCGCGGGAAGCGCTCCAGCAGTTCGGGGTCGTCCATGGCCAGCAGCGCGTCCTGAACCCGGTCGGTAAAGCCTTCGCCAAACCGCTCATCGACATCGCCGCGGATGCTCCACTGGTAGTTCAGATAGCCGGGTGTCTCCCAGATCACCTGGACTGAGTCGGTATCAATGTTGCCGTCGGCGAGTTCCCGCTCCCAGACAGCGAAATTGATGGCGCCGACCTCGTAGCTGCCACTCTCCACCAGACGCAGTGTCCGGCTGTGGTTGCCACTATAGCCGACCCGCTCAAACGTTTCTTCAGGGGCTTCCCCTAACTGATCACGCAGATGGTACTCCGGCATGAGTCGACCGGATGTGGAGCTCTTGGAGCCAAAGGTAAAGGTCCTGTCACGGAGCGCGGGCCCGAGCGTGTCACTGGGGCTCAGCCCTGTGCTTTCGTGGGCGATGAAATAGGAGCGGAATCCCTCATCTTCAACCCCGCGGGCCAGCGCCTGCGAATCTGGCACCCGGGCACGGGCCTGCACCCCCGAGAGACCACCAAACCAGGCGAGTTGGACCTGATTGTTGCGAAAGGCGGTCACGGCGGCGGCGTAGGATTTAACCGGGACGTAGCGGACCTCAACGTCGAGAGCCTCTTCAAGGTAGGCCCCAATGGCGTTGAAGCGCTCTTCGAGCTCGCTTTCATCCTGATCAGGGATCGCGGTGAAAACGAACACCTCGGCTTGAGCGGGCAGGGTCATCAGCAGCGTGAGGACGATGGCTGTCGCAAGGGAGCGTAGGGTTTGCATGATGTGGTCCTTGTCTTTGATAGATTAGCGCGCGCAGGTTCGGAACCCGGCGATGAGGTCGTTGCGCCCGGGGGCGAAGAAATTGCGGGTGTTGATGTTGAGATGCCGACGGCGGGTTGCCCAGCTGCCACCGCGCAGGACGCTGCGACCGTCCTCAAACCAGGGCGCGGAGTATTCGGCATACAAGTCCGCCTGGAAGCCGGGATACGGCGCAAACGGCGAGGCCGTCCATTCCCAGACGTTACCCAGCATCTGACGGCAGCCAAGGGCACTGTCGCCCTCGGCTAGTCCGGCCACGTCGACCGTACCGACCCGGTAGCCGTCGGTATTGGCATGGCGGCTGTCACCCGGGGCGTTGCCCCAGGGGTAGTGACGTTTGCCCGGTTCGAGACCGTTGTCACTGGGTACGCGACTCGCGGCCATTTCCCATTCCGCCTCGGTGGGCAGTCGCCGGCCGGCCCAGCGACAGAATGCCTCGGCCTCGTACCGACTGACATGAGAGACCGGCGCATTGGGTTGCATCGGATACCAGGCGTCAAAATGGCGGACTTCCCAGCCGCCCGGGCCGCTTCGCCAATAGACCGGTGCCGCCAGTTCACTGGATTCCCGCCAGGCCCAACCTTCGGCTGACCAGTAGGCCGGATCGCGATAGCCGCCCGCCTCGACAAAGGCCGCGAACTCGGCCTGCGTCACCGGGGCGCGGGCAATTCGGAACGGCGCAACCTGAATGGTGTGCGCGGTCTTTTCGTTGTCGAAGCGAAAAGGGACATCATCGTCGGCGCCGAGCGTGTGCTCGCCGCCGGGTATGGCGACATCGCCCTCAATCGCGCCGGAGTCGACATCCGCCAGGCGCGCTGGGGCGTCGATCACCGGCGCCGGATCAGCGAGTGTCTGACGGGTGTAGGTAAAGGCCTCACCGTGCATGTCCTCGTGAAAAACCGCGAGCTGCCAGACATAACTCGTGGCGGCATCGGCCATGCCCTCGGGCAGGCGTGCCGCCATTTCGTCACGGATCTGGCACAGATAGCCCAAGGTGTCGTCTAGTGTGGGCAGGGCGAGGTCCCAGCGGTCATCGTGAGCGACGCCCATGGAGTCATACAGGCGCTCCGCATGGGGGATCTGGTAGTCGCTCAGGCCCTGATGAAGGTGCAGGAAGAAGTGATCGTAGAAAAACCCGACATGGCCGATCTCCCACTGGGGCGGATTGACGATGCTAAGCTTCGGGCCCATGCGGCGTTCTGCCGGCAGATCGCCGGTCAATGCCAGTGTGCGTTGACGGGCGTCATCCAGCATGGCAATCAGATTTTCGGAGGCGACAGGATGAGTCGGTGGGGTCTGAATCATCGTGGGCTCCTGTTCGGGGGTAATTCATGAAGATCGGACTGGTGACGCCAGCTGCACCGGGCTCGTTGGCCGGCAATCGCGCCACGGCGACCCGCTGGGCGAGCCGGCTGCGCGCGGCTGGGCATCGGGTGCGCGTGCGCGAGCGCTGGGACGTCGGTGATCCGGTTTTTGATGTCCTGTTGGCGCTCCATGCCTGGCGCAGTGCGCCGAGCATTGCCGCGTTTGCCGAGCGCTATCCGGATCGGCCACGGGTGGTGGTTTTGACCGGAACGGACATTTATCGCTTTCAGCATAGCGACCCGGCGGTCACCAAGGCCAGTCTCGGACGTGCTCATGCGCTCATTGGACTGCATGATCATGTCCATCGTGATATCCCCGCCCGGTTTCACCCGATCTTGCACACCGTCCATCAGTCGGCTTCGCCGTTGCCGCCCAGTTACCGCGGCCCGTTGACTGATCGCTTCGAGCTCTGCGTTGTGGGTCACCTGCGTGAGGAAAAGGACAGCCTCCGCGCAGCGCTCGCCGCGCGCGATCTGCCCTCGGACTCGCGCATTCGCATCACCCAGGCGGGCCGTGCGCACACCGCGGAATGGGCGCAGGCCGCTGAGGCTGAGGCTGATGCCAACCCGCGTTATCGATGGGTGGGCGAGATCGGTCAAGGCGCGATTCGGCGGCTTTATGCCTGCAGTCGCGCGATGGTGATGAGCTCGGTGATGGAAGGCGGTGCCAACGTGGTCTCGGAGGCTTGTGTGGCCGGGCTGCCGGTGCTGGCGAGTGACATCCCGGGCAACACCGGGTTGCTTGGGGATCATTACCCTGGGCTCTATCCAGCCCAGGACACCGCCGCGCTGTGTGCGTTGATGTCTCGCACGGAAACGGACCCCGACTTCCTTGCCGATTTGGCGATGCGCTGTCGAGCGCTTGCGCCCCGCTTTACGCCGGCAGCGGAGCAGGCCGCCCTGTGTCGCGCCATTGATGCCGCCGTTGAGCATGCTCACGGCTTGAGCTGAACCGGTTCGAGGGCATCGCCCTGCGGTTCTACCTGGCCGATGATGGCCGTGTGCGGATAGCCGAGATCCTTGAGTTCACGCACGCAGGCATCCGCCTGCTCAGCCGGCACACTGGCCAGGAGCCCGCCGGCTGTCTGCGGGTCGAAGACCAGCGGATAGCGGGGATGGTCCAAGACGGTCTCGGCGTGACGGATGGCGCGGCGCAGCCGCACGTTGGCGGGTTGTAGTGAGCTCAGAATACCAGCGGCCACTGTCTCCTCCGCCCCCTCAAGCACGGGCAGTGCAGACAGCGTCAGCGTGGCGTCGACTTCCGAGGGGCGGGTCATTTCTACCAGGTGCCCCAACAAACCAAACCCGGTGAGATCCGTGCAGGCCGTGGCGCCCTGGCGATGCAGGCACTGGGCTGCGAGACGATTGGAATGGCGCATCGAGCGAAGCGCCTCGTCGATCCAGCGCCCCCGGGTCGCAAGACGGGCATGCGCCGCAAACAAGGTGCCCGTGCCGATGGGTTTGGTGAGTATCAACACATTGCCGGGCTGCATGCCGCCTTTGCGCATGATGTGATCAGCCTGGTCGTCAATCAGGCCGTTGATGGCGAACCCGAGTGCAAGCTCCTGGCCCTCGCCGGTGTGGCCACCGACCAGTGCACAGTCCGCGTCGTTCAGGATCTCGAGCGCCCCAGCCATCATCTGGTAAACCGTATCCTCGACTTTCGACTCCAGGCCCTGCGGCACCGTGGCGACGGCGGTGGCGGTCTGTGCCTCGGCGCCCATGGCAAAGATATCGCCAAGGGCATGGTTGGCGGCAATCTGGCCAAAGATATACGGATCATCGATAAAGGCCCGAAAGAAATCGACGGTGTGCACCATGGCCTTGCCGGGCGGGACGCGCACAACCGCGGCATCATCGGGCGCGTGGAGCCCAATGAGGACGTCCTCCCGGTCCACGGGCTGCAGGGCGCCGAGTGCCCGCGACAGGGTAGAGGCTCCCACCTTGGCGCCACAGCCGCCGCAGCGCATGGCGACCGCGGAGATGGCCTGTTTGGCTTCTTCCCCCTCCAGTGCCACGCGTGAGCGCGGTCCGCGCCGCGCCGGTTCTTCCATAGCCGGCAGCTCATTGAACCGCGCCATGAAGCGGCGGTCGATCCAGTCCTTCCATCGCCACAGTGCCGCGCCCTCGGCGCCGAAAGGCCCGCGAGAGGCCACTGCGTATTGATCGCCTGTGCTGATCAGCGCAAGCCAATGGCGCTGGGGTCGATACTGCTGCGGTTCTCGATCCTCCAGCGACAGGCGCAGGTTGCGCGCCAGCGGCCGGCCCTGGCGAACGGCGAAGACGCCCGCTTTCTCTCGGGGGTGGTTGACCATGCTCGCGATGTCGCCGGCCGCAAAGACGTTCGGGTCCGTCACCGTCTGTAGCGTATCGGTGACCTGAATGAAGCCACTGTCATCCAGTGCGAGTCCGGTGTCCCGTAGCCACGGCGCACCGCCAGCCCGAGTCACCCAGACCACCTCATCGGCGTGATGGTGTTGGCCATCGACCGTGGTCAGCCCCGTCGCATCGACACCCGTCACTTCGGCGTTGCAGTGAACGGCCACGCCGCGTTCACCCAGCACGCGGGCGAAACGCCGCTGCACATGGGGCGCATGGGTGGGGAGTACGGTGCGGCCGCGCGTGAACAGCGCGAAGGCCAGTAGGTCCGGGTTCTGCTTCAAGGCCTTTAGCTCGCTGCGCAGTCGATGCTGCATTGCCAGCAGCAGCTCAACGCCCCCGGCGCCGCCGCCCACAACCGCGATCCGCATCGGCCCGGGCGTTGAGCGCACCCGCTCGAGCAACGCCAGCCAGCGGTCGTTGAAGCGGTGGATGGGTTTGACGGCGACCGCATGGTCGGCGGCGCCACCGGTGTTACTGAGCTTCGGCGTTGAGCCAATATTGATCGACAGCCGGTCATAGGGGATGGCGGGGCGATCGCTGCAAATCACCTGCTGGCCTGCACGATCAATCCCGGTGGCTTCGGTGCGAAGGAAACGCGCACCAGCGAACTCCGCGAGGCGGCGCAGATCGATGTGCACATCGTCATAGGCGTAATGCCCTGCCACGTACCCGGGCAGCATCCCGGAATAGGGGGTATGGGTGTCGCGGCAGATCAGCGTCAGGCGGATGCCAGGCGCCGGCTTCATGCCAAACCGCCGCAACACACCGACATGACTGTGGCCGCCGCCGACCAGAACGATGTCCCGGAGGACCGGCTGCTGGGTATTCTGCATGTTGGTCTCGTTCAGGAAAGAGGAGCGGAGGCGGCGCTCAGGCCGCCAGTCCGCTCGCCTTCAAAAGGGGTTCGATGCTTGGCTCGCGACCGCGGAAGTCTCGGAAGAGTTTGGCGGCATCCTCGGATCCGCCCTTCTCCAGGACATGCTCCAGGAAGGCGCGACCCGTTACCGGGTTGAAGATGCCTTCTTCGCTAAAGCGGGCAAAGGCATCCGCTGAGAGGACTTCGGCCCACTTGTAACTGTAGTACCCGGCAGCGTAACCGCCCGCGAAGATATGCGCGAAGCTGTTTGGGAAGCGGTTAAAGGCCGGTGGTCGCACGACGGCCACCTGATCGCGCACGGCCTCGAGTAGCGAGAAAATTCGCTCGCCGGTTGCGCGGTCATGCTCGACGTGCAGGCGCAGATCGAACAGGGAGAACTCCAGCTGACGGACCATCTGCATGGCGGCCTGGAAGTTGCGAGCGGCCGTCATGCGCT contains:
- the xth gene encoding exodeoxyribonuclease III; its protein translation is MKVASWNVNSLNVRLPHVLDWLEAAQPDILGLQETKLTDEKFPSEAIREAGYEVAYAGQKTYNGVAVLARSPLNDVMTDLPGLEDPQRRVLGATVDGLRFINLYVPNGKAVGSDKYEYKLGWLDKLQAWLAAELERHERVVVVGDFNIAPADADVHDPEEWHEQILCSTPERKALGQILDLGFTDSFRAFEQPERAFSWWDYRMNNFKRNRGLRIDLILTSPAVTAELRTSTIERDPRTWDRPSDHTPVVAEFAPDGSG
- the egtD gene encoding L-histidine N(alpha)-methyltransferase, with product MTQTLKDDVLAALREPGHRIPSTWLYDQRGSELFEAITRLPSYYPTRTEISILDAHLADIAAVVPTDSLVVELGSGSSRKTAPLLRALEQPAGYVPLDISAAYLAEAAETLRAQVPNLPVHPWVADFTTAFDLPPDLPAHTGRLGFFPGSTIGNLTAENAHALLRHCHTLLGDGARFLLGIDLDKSPEVLIPAYDDPEGVTAEFNRNLLVRINRELDANFDLAAFRHEARYFEDPPRIEMHLVCERPVSVQMAGESFELEAGESLHTETSHKYSIAGFTALAAEADWVVSHQWHDAESRFAVLMMQSTPD
- a CDS encoding PhnE/PtxC family ABC transporter permease — encoded protein: MRFTERSPLAWTALSSPTVRTSLWLVAIALVCVALADFEIRSISPWAELGRFAHGLIQPDFRTLDTAGTALLRTITFAFTGVGLAAIAGMGLALVFHHRWVRGACAFIRGIHELFWALIFLQFFGLHPLTGVLAIALPYAAVFARVYSEILEEGDARPARALPAGSGLISTFWYARVPDVWPHLMSYTSYRLECGMRSSAILGFVGMPTLGFYLESAYGEGLYGEVGMLLLLFLALIASLRLWVRPRLVPFYLLAAPFFLGTGLPIVWGNATRFFTEDIIPAPLRSGEGLAGLGPWLWDLLVNQALPGIGATLVLTQIALVATGVLALISFPLISRLFSGPITRGGGNALLIIGRSTPEYLLAYILLQLWGPSMLPAVAALAIHNGAIIGHLIGRQSNQLSLRPDAVGGFNRYTHEVVPRLYRPFLAFLFYRWEIIMRETAILGILGITTLGFYVDSAIQELRFDRAMVLILITALLNIAVDAVARRMRQHLQLRTTPTASTPP
- a CDS encoding ATP-binding cassette domain-containing protein, which encodes MSALALTGARADYGGQPVLGPLDLDINAGERVALVGRSGAGKSTLLALLHDRTRRDIALMPQDLGLVETLSVFHNVFMGQLSHHSAAYNLANLIRPFRREVKGVTAVLERLDMTETLWARTGELSGGQRQRVAVARTLFQGGHVLLADEPVSALDGPRAERVMEALTEQYETAVIAMHDLQLARRYADRLVGIRHGLIAMDVAADAVETEALDALY
- a CDS encoding putative selenate ABC transporter substrate-binding protein is translated as MQTLRSLATAIVLTLLMTLPAQAEVFVFTAIPDQDESELEERFNAIGAYLEEALDVEVRYVPVKSYAAAVTAFRNNQVQLAWFGGLSGVQARARVPDSQALARGVEDEGFRSYFIAHESTGLSPSDTLGPALRDRTFTFGSKSSTSGRLMPEYHLRDQLGEAPEETFERVGYSGNHSRTLRLVESGSYEVGAINFAVWERELADGNIDTDSVQVIWETPGYLNYQWSIRGDVDERFGEGFTDRVQDALLAMDDPELLERFPRSGFVPVSNDDYAGLKETAQTIGLID
- the senA gene encoding selenoneine synthase SenA — its product is MIQTPPTHPVASENLIAMLDDARQRTLALTGDLPAERRMGPKLSIVNPPQWEIGHVGFFYDHFFLHLHQGLSDYQIPHAERLYDSMGVAHDDRWDLALPTLDDTLGYLCQIRDEMAARLPEGMADAATSYVWQLAVFHEDMHGEAFTYTRQTLADPAPVIDAPARLADVDSGAIEGDVAIPGGEHTLGADDDVPFRFDNEKTAHTIQVAPFRIARAPVTQAEFAAFVEAGGYRDPAYWSAEGWAWRESSELAAPVYWRSGPGGWEVRHFDAWYPMQPNAPVSHVSRYEAEAFCRWAGRRLPTEAEWEMAASRVPSDNGLEPGKRHYPWGNAPGDSRHANTDGYRVGTVDVAGLAEGDSALGCRQMLGNVWEWTASPFAPYPGFQADLYAEYSAPWFEDGRSVLRGGSWATRRRHLNINTRNFFAPGRNDLIAGFRTCAR
- the senB gene encoding selenoneine biosynthesis selenosugar synthase SenB, with translation MKIGLVTPAAPGSLAGNRATATRWASRLRAAGHRVRVRERWDVGDPVFDVLLALHAWRSAPSIAAFAERYPDRPRVVVLTGTDIYRFQHSDPAVTKASLGRAHALIGLHDHVHRDIPARFHPILHTVHQSASPLPPSYRGPLTDRFELCVVGHLREEKDSLRAALAARDLPSDSRIRITQAGRAHTAEWAQAAEAEADANPRYRWVGEIGQGAIRRLYACSRAMVMSSVMEGGANVVSEACVAGLPVLASDIPGNTGLLGDHYPGLYPAQDTAALCALMSRTETDPDFLADLAMRCRALAPRFTPAAEQAALCRAIDAAVEHAHGLS
- the selD gene encoding selenide, water dikinase SelD, with the translated sequence MQNTQQPVLRDIVLVGGGHSHVGVLRRFGMKPAPGIRLTLICRDTHTPYSGMLPGYVAGHYAYDDVHIDLRRLAEFAGARFLRTEATGIDRAGQQVICSDRPAIPYDRLSINIGSTPKLSNTGGAADHAVAVKPIHRFNDRWLALLERVRSTPGPMRIAVVGGGAGGVELLLAMQHRLRSELKALKQNPDLLAFALFTRGRTVLPTHAPHVQRRFARVLGERGVAVHCNAEVTGVDATGLTTVDGQHHHADEVVWVTRAGGAPWLRDTGLALDDSGFIQVTDTLQTVTDPNVFAAGDIASMVNHPREKAGVFAVRQGRPLARNLRLSLEDREPQQYRPQRHWLALISTGDQYAVASRGPFGAEGAALWRWKDWIDRRFMARFNELPAMEEPARRGPRSRVALEGEEAKQAISAVAMRCGGCGAKVGASTLSRALGALQPVDREDVLIGLHAPDDAAVVRVPPGKAMVHTVDFFRAFIDDPYIFGQIAANHALGDIFAMGAEAQTATAVATVPQGLESKVEDTVYQMMAGALEILNDADCALVGGHTGEGQELALGFAINGLIDDQADHIMRKGGMQPGNVLILTKPIGTGTLFAAHARLATRGRWIDEALRSMRHSNRLAAQCLHRQGATACTDLTGFGLLGHLVEMTRPSEVDATLTLSALPVLEGAEETVAAGILSSLQPANVRLRRAIRHAETVLDHPRYPLVFDPQTAGGLLASVPAEQADACVRELKDLGYPHTAIIGQVEPQGDALEPVQLKP